GAACACCTTGCAATGAAGCTTCAACACCTGCGAATCACGCACtccaatctcttcaatAAGTTCCATAAGAGATGTTCGAATCTGTCTCGAGTCATCGCATATAAGGGGAATACTTTGATTGAGCAACGGTGTCATTAGTCTAGTATTGATGATCTTCGGTATCATTTTATGGAAAGTCTGCAAAGTCTCTCTTCTCACTGTCGAATTGTGATGCTTCAGCAGCGGTAGCCTCTTCGATAAATCATCATCGTGCGCAAGATGCTGACTTCTGATAGATATGGTCTTGGAAACGAATGATGTGTCTGTAACGTTGCTAGGCTTCGGTTTGGCTTTGCCCACCtttagcttcttcttctgaaaatCTTTcactttcagcttctgtttctttgatttggaCATGAATCTCTAAGCGTTTCCACGGTTCAATGATCAATTGGAGGACTAGTTCTCAGCCTTCTCTATGTTATatagcgatgagatgagatgagctaaccaaaattttcagattGAGCTTACTAGTAAAAATAAGGCTACTTACAGCTTAAAGACAGTACTAATTGGATGGAAGAGGTTCCATTGGGTAGCTTTTACGATGAGTTCAAGAGCATTGAGGAAATTGCAGAACGATGAGGAACTTTTAGAATCgcttttgaagacatcTGGTTCGAAGGAGGCCTCGCCAGCGGCCGCTAAGACTGCAACACCGAAAGTTAACATGTTTGCTCTTATGAATGATGAGGATGCTGATGAATGTTTggaagatggagaagatgaaattgacgGCGATTCATGTTATGACAAGCAGGTTGAGCAAGTAGAGGTCCAGCTGCCTACTAAATcgcagagaaagaagatgaagaagaacaagaagagaggGAAAAAGACGAATTCTCGGGAGATTGAGCAAAATGATGCCAAAAATGACATCGAAGAGAATGAGTTGGATGAAATTATCCAGCAGTTTCGCAAGAAAGATGTACAAAAGTATGGGCTacaggatgaagaaatttcagACGAGTTCCACACAGCATATGAAtctgaagacgatgaaaTAGCAAGAGCAGTCACAATGGGCGACCTTATAGGCGACAGCGGgttttcaaattttccGAGAAAAGGACTCCGTAGCTACCAGAGATTCTTCAACGCTgacttcaagaaacttgACCCGCACTACGAATTCAAACTGTTGTTTGGCGACCTCAGCACGAAGTCGTTGGAAGATATCGACTCGATGACGACCTCTCACGTCTCGCcgcagcagctgaagcagcttCAGCGTATGAAACGTCTGATAAAAAACTGGGGCGGGAAAGATCATCGCTCAGTGCCCAATGGACCGGGCTCCAGTGCACACCGTTTACAGTTTACAAAAGTTAGAGAGGATTGGCTGCCAACTCCAAGAGGTGAACTAGCCTTGAAAGCATTAACGTTGAATGACTTACGTGAGTGGCAGATGTGGCAGAGACCTAGAGATTGGAAAgatgtcatcgatgagGACATCCAGgaaatgaagaaatccATTGCATTCTATAAATTTGAGCCCTTGAGTCCTGATGTGAACAGAAAGGCAATGACGGAGTTTTATCTCAGTACGATCTTGCATCCAGACCATGAGGCTTTGATTCATCTCATATCTTCGAAGTATCCTTATCATGTGCCGGCATTACTTCAAGTAGCTCTTATTCTGATTAGACAGGGGGATAGGTCAAACACTAAtggtcttcttcagagagCTCTGTTCGTTTTTGACCGTGCTTTGAAGTCTGGAATCCAGTTCAACTCACTTTCATGCCAGCTGCCATACATCTACTTCTACAACAGACAGTTTTACTTTGCGATATTCCGCTATGTGCTAGCCTTAGCGCAACGAGGAGCGGTTGCAACTGCAAGCGAATGGTGCAAAGTTCTTTGGTCACTAAGCCCATTGGAAGATCCGCTAGGATGTAGATACTTCATTGACCACTACTTACTGCTGAACAACGACTACCAGTATCTGATAGACTTATCGAAATCCGCGCTAGTTACTTCTTACAAGCAATGGTGCACACTAGGGTTGGCCTTGAGTGCTGTATTGAGTTACCTGAGGGTAGGACTCCCGGAAGAAGCTCGCAAGGCTTTAAGAAACTCTTTCAACCTCCATATCAACTCCTATTCCATGATGTTCATTGAAAAGCTATCTGGGGATCCCAGTTTGACCGCCGGAGCTGAACTGAAGATTACTTCTTCGGAATTAATTGAGACAAAGGCATATATGGCTAGATTTGCGACAGTGTGGTCAAAGCCTGAGGAAATTACTTTTCTACGTGATGAGATGGCTTCTCTGTACAAGATAATTCGTGAGGGAAAAGCTGATTTTATGCAAGTTTCAGTAGCTGAATGCCATGACTGTGACGGTGAAAATCCTTTATTCATCAAAGGAATGCCAGTCAACTTACTTCGATTTGCCATTTTATCTGAAGAGCCTTCAGTGATGGGCTCATTACCACCCCAGATTTGGGAAGACAACGAGGTTTACGAGTTCGATGTCCTACCGCCAACCCCGACTTCGAAAGAGTCAATCGAAGTCCTAGAGACAGTCAAGAATTTCAtagaagagaaagaattaATCACTCATGAAATGGAAAGGATGCAAGACGAGGAAATTTTGAATCAGGTAAGGCAAATGTCCCTTGAACAATTCTTAGAGGAGAATCCCAACGCTGGAGTTGAGTAAGAAAATTAGATGTAATGGTTATAGCGAAGGTAGTTATTGTTACACGGCTTGTATTAGTACACTTTTCGGATTAAAAACCGAATACATTATTAGCTGGAGAACGTCCTATACATAATGGCGACCAGTGCGCCACCGTGTCGACTCATTCGGATTCTTCTCGATTCTGAAGCTGAGGCTGCAGATCATCCGCGTTTAGATACTCTTCCGGTGGCCCAGCACTCGCTCCATCGTTCACTTGTGCTACCAAAGTGTTCGATTCGGGCGTCGGTATCGAGAACCGTTGCCCAACATCAGAATTGACGCGGTCGTTGCCCTCAGCTGAGGCCTTTGGTTGGGTGGGTTTTGCTTTGACATTTGAAGCTTGTTGCTTCCTTAGCTGGGAATTTGTCCGAAGATGGGAAGGTTTTACTACTTTAGAATGTTTCGATACGTTTTTGGCAGTGGCAACATTTCCTGGATATGGCTGCCGACGATGAGTAAAAGATGTAGGGggttgctgctgatgcATACTTGCTCCCGAGTGAGTTTTGGTTGTAGCGGACGTTGATCTAGGTCCATGTGGTGAAGAGATCGATTGAGGCCAAGCATTTTGAGCCATCGAGAGGTATGGAGTCCTTCCAGTAACAGGAGTAGAACGAAAGCTCGGTGTGAAAGGCCTAGGAACAAAACCTGTACCGGATGCTGGCGGTTGCATAGCTTGGGGAGGCACAAAGCCCCAGTTCGGGAGCTCAGGCTGTAGAAGATAACCCTGGTCATAGACTTCTTGTGATGGAGGGAGGTCATCATATCCATAGCTCAAGGCCTCACTTGGATACATTGTCATATCAGCCTGAGGGTGATACCCATGAAAAGTCCCGCCAttgaaggctttggaaTATGGATTTAGATATTGTGCTTGAGACTGGTATAAtggttgctgttgttgaTCTGAAAAGCTCGAGTTGTTTTTCTCAAGACTGTCGCTAAGATCAGCTTGCTCCGGGATCTTGTCCTTGGGCGATTCCTCACCACTAGAGGTGGGCGACCTCTCTTGTGGCTGCGAGGTCCAGTAcctgttgctgttgacTAAAAACTGCGATCGTGTCCCAGATAACGGCACAGCAAAGGGTGTATGCATAGCGTACGGTGGGAAAAATGCAAAGGTCGCTGTTGGCGGTaccatttcttcttcataTCTATTGTCATAAAATGGCGGAAGATGAGCAGTTGCCGTTCTCATATTGAGAGATTCAAATTCTCTTTCCTGATGAGGGTACTCGATCTCGACAGGGAAATAGTCCAATGGGAAATCACCACGATCGGCTTCGTCAATTGTATCTACATCATCCTTGTGGATGTCCGAATTATTCAGTTCTAAATTGCTTGGTTCAACGACCAACTTCTGCGGCTCAAAGTCGGCGCTAGTGTCGGGCGACGACAGGTCTTGTTGAGTGTCCGTCGAGCTATCAATGTGTATGCCGAAGCCAGTATCGTCTTGAATAATGTCCTTTAAAGTTGACTTTGTGTTATCTTCTGTCTTGAACTTCATATCCTGCTCCTGAACCACCATTCTGCTCGATATGACCGGCTCCGAACCCAAGATCTCCTCTGACTTCGCTTTTAAATACCTCGTCAGCTGTTCGTTCAGCGTCTTATTAGACAAAATGTCAAACGTGAAAGACAGAGCAGGCTCCGTAATGGCTCTGGTTGTTGACGGTTGATTCAAACTTTCCCTCTTCAAGTCTCTCTCCAAAGCGTCGGCGAACAGCTCATCATGAGGCACGCTGAACCAAAAGAATActttttgcttcttctgaGTCTTTAAGCAGAGGTTTCTGAACAGAAATGACAAAAACTCAGACTTCGGTTGCTCCAGAGTGGCATCCACACCGcatttcaaatttctcagaTCCGAGAAAATGCCttcttcaaacttcttcttctgcaCAACTTCCCTACCAAATTTTTGCATCCTATACATGCAACACTTCACGATATCTGTTCCAGTGATATAGTACAAACTGTTCCAAAACACACATGACACGAATCCTTGGTCATTATTCAGATAATATCGTCTAATTATTTGATTTTCCTGCCAGTTCACCGGCGCTGTTGCCAGAAAGAAtttcaaatcatcaatcaacCGCAGCGACTCTTCGATATTCTCTCGCGACGACTCCGGCAGAAAACCGTCCTCATTAAtctcattcttcaacacttctTCCGTCCGAGAGCTTGAGGTAcatatcttcatcttgtaCAACTCTCAAGATGAGTACCAGGAAACTCCGATGCGGATATGTGTCTAAAATCTCAAACAAAAAAGACTCCGAGATCGATTACTATTAGCGCTCAAGTTGCAACCTCGCTTCTCGATAACTTATTCACAATAGTAGAGATCCAAAGGCCTTTCAAGAATGTTTCTAACTCTGAGGTGATATCCTTTTTAAAGGTCCTTTGATTGCCTCATCATGAAACCTCTATAATCACGTTTCAACTTTGCCATTCTGAAACACCTCTGGCTTCCTGTTTCAGATTTGAAACTTCACATTCTCGAGATGCAGATCGTGTGCGCACGTGACGCAAAGATGTTTCAAGATGGAACATTGTTTGGAAGCCGGATGAGATGCCATGAAATGGGATGGGAACAGCTGGATTAGCCGTCTCTGGTATTCTCGACGCCACCTCAAGCCCGTTTCGGAGTTTGTTATTGATGCGGAGAGGTAAGTTGGGGAAAAGGGCTCAATTGAGCGCAGCCTTCTGTAGTTTTTGGACCGTCAGTTTCGCCTGCTTTGTGAGTCCTTGACATTGGTTCTCGACAAAAGCTCTGAGCGGCGCCATTTCGTCAAGGTTCAAAATGCATAGAATGTAGCTGGCGATTTTGAGCTCTAAATAGGTCGGAGAGACATCCTTTGTAGACCGAAGCGATGGATCAGACATGATATCCTGGAATTGTAGCAGCGTCTTCTTGCATTTGTCAAAGATTGGCTTCAGAAGGTGGTTCAATGAACGAGCCTTGTAAACGTTTAGGGGAGACTCAATGTTCTTGACAAGCTCTTTGTGACGTAAATGAAATTCATTTCGCTTGACAAGCGCTAGCTTCATGTTGCCTATGGCGAGGTGGCCCAAGAGGGCCGTTGTGCTCTTGGGATCGTGCGAATACAGCCGCaaaaactcttcttctgtcGTGTGGTAGAGAACTTGGATGATCCAGCAGTCGTACACGACATGGTCCAGCATCGTGATGTACATCAACTGTTCTGCATCGTGAGAGACGCGTGTTCTTAATATCTCGTCAATCCCCTCGGCAGATCTGATGCTCCTCTTGCTGaatccttcaacaagaatCGGTAGCGATTCCTTGGCGCTGGCTGCGTGGGACAGTAACGCAATGCTATGTGGGTAACCTCTTCCTTCGCAAGTGGAGCCGTTTGGTAAGCCCAGAgcgttcttcttgcaaaGCGCGAATTGGGCGTATAGACATAAAGGATCGGTGGCCAGCAGGCAACCGGACTCGAGTTCGGCAAATACATTGTACACTCCCAGCATAAACGTGTTGTTTGGGGTATCCTGACGGGCATTAGAACCCTGGAACGCGAACTTTCGCCGGCTTATCTCGCCGCTCATTGAATCATCCTGCTTTGAAATAGCCGGATATATGGCCAATGGAAAGCTATCAAAGATTGTCTTGATAGGACCTGGGACTGAGAAAAAGCTAGGCATCTATATTCGCTTTTGTGTTGCTTGAAACCCTTGTTGGTCTTGATGTTTTTTTATTAGAGAACCGATAATTGAACGTCAAAATCATTATACTATAAACTAAAAAATTACAATAATGAATATATCTATAACTTGGCCTTCTTGTATTCCAAAACTTTTAACAATGACTTTATCGGGTAGACTGATGCCAAGCTGGTTGCGAAAAGGATGTTACTAGCTTCGCCCTTATTCAGTCTGTCAGCAAATGTCGCGATGTCTATGGGCGACAGCGAAGGATACGAGGAGCCATCAGTATTCAATCGGCTCTGCAGCTTTCGCTTTATTGAGTTCTTTTGCTTTACGGTCGCCGGCTGTTTCCGCCACTTGGCAAATCTTGTGAAGTTCTTGACAGAACTGTTGTCTTCTGTGGTTTTCGATAAGATTTCAATTACTTCAGCCACTTTACTGATGGCTTTTGAGAACTCTCCAGTTTTTATAAGCTCCCGGGGGATGAATCTGACGCCCGTCTTATCCCTCAGATAGTGGGGAATTTCACGGTAAAGTCGTAAAACATATTCCACTGCATTGCCTTTAATGTTTTGCTTATAGAGCCTGAGGTGGTGACCGTTGTGAAGCGAAAACCCCCACCCGTCCTTAGCAAATTTTACCCAGGGATATACAGAAGTCGGGAAAAAAGTCCTCTCATCGAGTGCCATGTCAGTAACAGCGCTAGTGGTCTGTTGCTGGTCGTAAAAACTTCTGAAGTTGTCAAATGTACTGAGAGTGAGATCGAATGAGTCGATCTCGTTAAGCCAAGCATGGAATGATTCTTGGTAAGcctcttccttctcgagctgccgatttctttcaagcTCTATTTCTTCCTTAATCTTCAGCAGATCACTCATCGTCGCATCCTGCAAAGTACCCTGGAAATGCTCGATACCAGCCAATGTTGGCACCGAGACGACGCCAACGTTGGAAGCGCCCACAAAATCGATAATGTGGCAGTGGTCCTTGGAATGATGTAATCGCAAACCGCGGCCAATCATCTGGATCAGCAGGGAGCGGGACCTAGTCGGGCGACATAGAAGTATACAGTCGATATTCGGCATATCTGTACCTTCGGTGAAGATACCACAGTTAATCAAAACCTCGATCCTGCCCGCTCTAAAATCTCTAACTATCTGATCCCTCTTCTCTGTGGGGGTGTTGGAAGTCACATAACCAGCGGTGACGCCTCGATCGCGGAAGAGCTGATAAAGCGACTCCACATGCTTTATGTCAACAGCAAATAGAAGCGTTGACTTGAATCCATTCGCTGCCCGTTTATGAAGATAAGCATTGAGCACAACTTCGTTC
The sequence above is drawn from the Torulaspora globosa chromosome 5, complete sequence genome and encodes:
- the RQC1 gene encoding Rqc1p (ancestral locus Anc_5.380) — protein: MSSRALRKLQNDEELLESLLKTSGSKEASPAAAKTATPKVNMFALMNDEDADECLEDGEDEIDGDSCYDKQVEQVEVQLPTKSQRKKMKKNKKRGKKTNSREIEQNDAKNDIEENELDEIIQQFRKKDVQKYGLQDEEISDEFHTAYESEDDEIARAVTMGDLIGDSGFSNFPRKGLRSYQRFFNADFKKLDPHYEFKLLFGDLSTKSLEDIDSMTTSHVSPQQLKQLQRMKRLIKNWGGKDHRSVPNGPGSSAHRLQFTKVREDWLPTPRGELALKALTLNDLREWQMWQRPRDWKDVIDEDIQEMKKSIAFYKFEPLSPDVNRKAMTEFYLSTILHPDHEALIHLISSKYPYHVPALLQVALILIRQGDRSNTNGLLQRALFVFDRALKSGIQFNSLSCQLPYIYFYNRQFYFAIFRYVLALAQRGAVATASEWCKVLWSLSPLEDPLGCRYFIDHYLLLNNDYQYLIDLSKSALVTSYKQWCTLGLALSAVLSYLRVGLPEEARKALRNSFNLHINSYSMMFIEKLSGDPSLTAGAELKITSSELIETKAYMARFATVWSKPEEITFLRDEMASLYKIIREGKADFMQVSVAECHDCDGENPLFIKGMPVNLLRFAILSEEPSVMGSLPPQIWEDNEVYEFDVLPPTPTSKESIEVLETVKNFIEEKELITHEMERMQDEEILNQVRQMSLEQFLEENPNAGVE
- the STE12 gene encoding homeodomain family transcription factor STE12 (ancestral locus Anc_5.379), coding for MKICTSSSRTEEVLKNEINEDGFLPESSRENIEESLRLIDDLKFFLATAPVNWQENQIIRRYYLNNDQGFVSCVFWNSLYYITGTDIVKCCMYRMQKFGREVVQKKKFEEGIFSDLRNLKCGVDATLEQPKSEFLSFLFRNLCLKTQKKQKVFFWFSVPHDELFADALERDLKRESLNQPSTTRAITEPALSFTFDILSNKTLNEQLTRYLKAKSEEILGSEPVISSRMVVQEQDMKFKTEDNTKSTLKDIIQDDTGFGIHIDSSTDTQQDLSSPDTSADFEPQKLVVEPSNLELNNSDIHKDDVDTIDEADRGDFPLDYFPVEIEYPHQEREFESLNMRTATAHLPPFYDNRYEEEMVPPTATFAFFPPYAMHTPFAVPLSGTRSQFLVNSNRYWTSQPQERSPTSSGEESPKDKIPEQADLSDSLEKNNSSFSDQQQQPLYQSQAQYLNPYSKAFNGGTFHGYHPQADMTMYPSEALSYGYDDLPPSQEVYDQGYLLQPELPNWGFVPPQAMQPPASGTGFVPRPFTPSFRSTPVTGRTPYLSMAQNAWPQSISSPHGPRSTSATTKTHSGASMHQQQPPTSFTHRRQPYPGNVATAKNVSKHSKVVKPSHLRTNSQLRKQQASNVKAKPTQPKASAEGNDRVNSDVGQRFSIPTPESNTLVAQVNDGASAGPPEEYLNADDLQPQLQNREESE
- the SAM35 gene encoding SAM complex subunit SAM35 (ancestral locus Anc_5.378) is translated as MPSFFSVPGPIKTIFDSFPLAIYPAISKQDDSMSGEISRRKFAFQGSNARQDTPNNTFMLGVYNVFAELESGCLLATDPLCLYAQFALCKKNALGLPNGSTCEGRGYPHSIALLSHAASAKESLPILVEGFSKRSIRSAEGIDEILRTRVSHDAEQLMYITMLDHVVYDCWIIQVLYHTTEEEFLRLYSHDPKSTTALLGHLAIGNMKLALVKRNEFHLRHKELVKNIESPLNVYKARSLNHLLKPIFDKCKKTLLQFQDIMSDPSLRSTKDVSPTYLELKIASYILCILNLDEMAPLRAFVENQCQGLTKQAKLTVQKLQKAALN
- the IRC3 gene encoding double-stranded DNA-dependent ATPase (ancestral locus Anc_5.377), yielding MIRELVKWCRSAVRHSSTVQLRDYQQHVIDRCIDRIVKREGPRVRIGVSLATGGGKTVIFSNLVKQLSEKHGFARTLILAHRRELVMQAAGTVRKCIPHSSVQIEMGKCVASLDRSAGRVEVVIASTQSLIRRLDNHPRDYFDLIIIDEAHHAVANSYLKILDHYDGAVPVVGFSATFERADNKALSTVMDEIVYHRGILEMISDKWLCEGKFTTVNIDCDLSKVELSSGTKDFKLDKLSSALNTEQLNEVVLNAYLHKRAANGFKSTLLFAVDIKHVESLYQLFRDRGVTAGYVTSNTPTEKRDQIVRDFRAGRIEVLINCGIFTEGTDMPNIDCILLCRPTRSRSLLIQMIGRGLRLHHSKDHCHIIDFVGASNVGVVSVPTLAGIEHFQGTLQDATMSDLLKIKEEIELERNRQLEKEEAYQESFHAWLNEIDSFDLTLSTFDNFRSFYDQQQTTSAVTDMALDERTFFPTSVYPWVKFAKDGWGFSLHNGHHLRLYKQNIKGNAVEYVLRLYREIPHYLRDKTGVRFIPRELIKTGEFSKAISKVAEVIEILSKTTEDNSSVKNFTRFAKWRKQPATVKQKNSIKRKLQSRLNTDGSSYPSLSPIDIATFADRLNKGEASNILFATSLASVYPIKSLLKVLEYKKAKL